Proteins from a genomic interval of Watersipora subatra chromosome 10, tzWatSuba1.1, whole genome shotgun sequence:
- the LOC137405741 gene encoding N-acetylglucosamine-6-phosphate deacetylase-like isoform X2, translating to MTQVEVTGTITKFHNCRLLKNHSIYWEDIWVRDGIIIDPQKCFYGERRDPDIKVNCGGNIIAPGYIETQINDMQVEIKKVAEGLMAHGVTSFCPTVITSPSDVYRKILPTISRCNGSREGAGVLGLHLEGPFISKAKKGAHPEECIASDLTGGLTTVDEMYGSHMIDRTSIVTIAPELPGALEVISALSKDRGIRVSIGHSEGTIKDGERAVRAGATFITHLFNAMLPFHHRDPGLVGLLTSWKLPKDSMVYYGIIADGIHTHPATMRIAHRTHPNGIVLVSDSMCAAGLSPGTYHFGQQTIDVKEKKAYVAGTETLAGSIAFLDECVQTFYNGTECSKVEALEAATLHPALLLGIEDRKGTLEYGTDADFLILDDDLQVTHTYIGGQCVYKLPTSLIQL from the exons ATGACTCAAGTCGAGGTGACCGGAACTATCACCAAATTCCATAACTGCAGACTGTTAAAGAATCACTCGATATACTGGGAAGATATATGG GTCAGAGATGGCATAATTATTGATCCTCAGAAGTGCTTCTATGGAGAAAGACGTGATCCAGACATTAAAGTGAATTGTGGAGGCAACATAATTGCACCAGGTTATATTGAGACACAGATCAATG ACATGCAGGTAGAGATAAAGAAGGTAGCAGAAGGTCTGATGGCACATGGGGTTACTTCTTTCTGCCCAACTGTTATAACGTCACCCAGTGATGTCTACAGAAAG ATTCTTCCGACCATCAGCCGGTGCAATGGAAGCAGGGAGGGGGCTGGAGTGCTAGGGCTTCATTTAGAAGGGCCATTCATAAGTAAAGCAAAGAAAGGTGCTCATCCAGAAGAGTGCATAGCCTCAGATCTAACTGGAGGACTAACTACAGTGGACGAAATGTACGGCTCACATATGATTGATAGGACCTCGATAGTAACGATTGCACCGGAGCTACCCGGCGCTTTGGAGGTCATTTCTGCTTTAAGCAAAGATAGGGGCATACGAGTCTCTATAG GTCACTCAGAGGGTACGATCAAGGATGGTGAGAGAGCTGTGAGGGCTGGCGCTACATTCATAACTCACCTATTCAATGCTATGCTTCCA TTTCACCATAGAGATCCTGGTCTAGTTGGATTGCTCACTAGCTGGAAGCTGCCTAAAGACTCTATGGtgtactatggaataattgctGACGGTATTCACACACATCCCGCTACAATGCGTATAGCCCATAGGACCCACCCCAATG GGATAGTTCTGGTGAGTGACTCGATGTGTGCAGCAGGTCTTAGCCCGGGCACTTACCACTTTGGTCAACAGACTATAGATGTAAAAGAAAAGAAGGCATATGTTGCTGGAACTGAGACACTTGCAGGCAG CATAGCATTCCTTGATGAGTGTGTCCAGACATTTTACAACGGGACAGAGTGCAGCAAGGTAGAAGCTTTAGAAGCTGCAACACTACATCCTGCATTACTTCTCG GTATAGAGGACAGGAAGGGAACATTGGAATATGGCACTGATGCCGACTTCCTAATCCTTGACGATGACCTACAGGTGACTCACACTTACATAGGAGGACAGTGTGTCTACAAACTACCCACAAGTCTAATTCAACTATGA
- the LOC137405741 gene encoding N-acetylglucosamine-6-phosphate deacetylase-like isoform X1: protein MTQVEVTGTITKFHNCRLLKNHSIYWEDIWVRDGIIIDPQKCFYGERRDPDIKVNCGGNIIAPGYIETQINGAFGVDFSNHSLDMQVEIKKVAEGLMAHGVTSFCPTVITSPSDVYRKILPTISRCNGSREGAGVLGLHLEGPFISKAKKGAHPEECIASDLTGGLTTVDEMYGSHMIDRTSIVTIAPELPGALEVISALSKDRGIRVSIGHSEGTIKDGERAVRAGATFITHLFNAMLPFHHRDPGLVGLLTSWKLPKDSMVYYGIIADGIHTHPATMRIAHRTHPNGIVLVSDSMCAAGLSPGTYHFGQQTIDVKEKKAYVAGTETLAGSIAFLDECVQTFYNGTECSKVEALEAATLHPALLLGIEDRKGTLEYGTDADFLILDDDLQVTHTYIGGQCVYKLPTSLIQL from the exons ATGACTCAAGTCGAGGTGACCGGAACTATCACCAAATTCCATAACTGCAGACTGTTAAAGAATCACTCGATATACTGGGAAGATATATGG GTCAGAGATGGCATAATTATTGATCCTCAGAAGTGCTTCTATGGAGAAAGACGTGATCCAGACATTAAAGTGAATTGTGGAGGCAACATAATTGCACCAGGTTATATTGAGACACAGATCAATG GTGCATTTGGTGTAGATTTCTCAAATCACTCCTTAGACATGCAGGTAGAGATAAAGAAGGTAGCAGAAGGTCTGATGGCACATGGGGTTACTTCTTTCTGCCCAACTGTTATAACGTCACCCAGTGATGTCTACAGAAAG ATTCTTCCGACCATCAGCCGGTGCAATGGAAGCAGGGAGGGGGCTGGAGTGCTAGGGCTTCATTTAGAAGGGCCATTCATAAGTAAAGCAAAGAAAGGTGCTCATCCAGAAGAGTGCATAGCCTCAGATCTAACTGGAGGACTAACTACAGTGGACGAAATGTACGGCTCACATATGATTGATAGGACCTCGATAGTAACGATTGCACCGGAGCTACCCGGCGCTTTGGAGGTCATTTCTGCTTTAAGCAAAGATAGGGGCATACGAGTCTCTATAG GTCACTCAGAGGGTACGATCAAGGATGGTGAGAGAGCTGTGAGGGCTGGCGCTACATTCATAACTCACCTATTCAATGCTATGCTTCCA TTTCACCATAGAGATCCTGGTCTAGTTGGATTGCTCACTAGCTGGAAGCTGCCTAAAGACTCTATGGtgtactatggaataattgctGACGGTATTCACACACATCCCGCTACAATGCGTATAGCCCATAGGACCCACCCCAATG GGATAGTTCTGGTGAGTGACTCGATGTGTGCAGCAGGTCTTAGCCCGGGCACTTACCACTTTGGTCAACAGACTATAGATGTAAAAGAAAAGAAGGCATATGTTGCTGGAACTGAGACACTTGCAGGCAG CATAGCATTCCTTGATGAGTGTGTCCAGACATTTTACAACGGGACAGAGTGCAGCAAGGTAGAAGCTTTAGAAGCTGCAACACTACATCCTGCATTACTTCTCG GTATAGAGGACAGGAAGGGAACATTGGAATATGGCACTGATGCCGACTTCCTAATCCTTGACGATGACCTACAGGTGACTCACACTTACATAGGAGGACAGTGTGTCTACAAACTACCCACAAGTCTAATTCAACTATGA
- the LOC137406315 gene encoding FUN14 domain-containing protein 1-like, which produces MDIADSLEESAWEFVEDAETLLARYTNRNGSERKVDKALRYIASVSPSSPGGQAALGGASGCVAGFLFTKIGKTAAFTIGCGLLSLQVAHYMGYVRVDWAKIHKDLGHRGTEFIRRSRVAGRHKKSVVDFIKRNVPLSGGFAGGFLLGLAFS; this is translated from the exons TCTGCTTGGGAATTTGTGGAAGATGCGGAGACGTTACTAGCCCGCTATACTAATCGCAATGGGAGTGAACGTAAGGTTGACAAAGCTCTCAGATACATAGCTTCAGTTTCACCGAGTTCACCAGGGGGTCAGGCAGCGCTAGGAGGAGCGAGTGGCTG tGTTGCCGGTTTTCTTTTCACAAAGATTGGTAAAACTGCTGCCTTCACAATAGGCTGTGGCCTGCTGTCTTTACAG GTGGCTCATTACATGGGGTATGTGAGGGTGGACTGGGCCAAGATACACAAGGACCTTGGTCACAGAGGCACCGAGTTTATCAGGAGGTCACGAGTGGCTGGTCGACATAAAAAGTCG GTAGTGGATTTCATCAAGCGAAATGTACCTTTATCTGGAGGGTTTGCAGGTGGGTTTCTACTTGGATTGGCCTTTTCATAG